In Cyprinus carpio isolate SPL01 chromosome B16, ASM1834038v1, whole genome shotgun sequence, the following are encoded in one genomic region:
- the pdia7 gene encoding protein disulfide isomerase family A, member 7, which yields MRLPRSIICLVLTVWCAEGSDVLELGDSDFDRSAAMHETLLVEFFAPWCGHCQQLAPEYEAAATKLKGTLPLAKVDCTVNSETCERFGVNGYPTLKIFRNGDEAGSYDGPRTADGIVSYMKKQAGPSSVSLLSEADLDSFVDSYEASVVGFFSGEDSTQLAEFLKVSSALRDSYRFAHSTDVGTGLKYGVDGECVLLFRPPRLNSKFEENVVKYTESISYSSLRTFIRDNVFGLCPHLTSENKDILRGSDLLTAYYNVDYLRNLKGTNYWRNRIMKVATQFQDRGLSFAVADRQEFQDELEEEFGVGSSEGGDIPLVTIRTREGHKYSMQEEFTRDGKSLERFLEDYFAKRLKRYVKSEPVPESNDDPVKVVVADTFDEIVNDPEKDVLVEFYAPWCGHCKNLEPIYKELGEKLSGDPNIVIAKMDATANDVPPNYDVQGFPTIYFVPSGQKDQPQRYEGGREVSDFITFLKKEATNPLILDESRDEL from the exons ATGCGTTTACCTCGGTCTATCATCTGTCTGGTACTGACTGTGTGGTGTGCGGAGGGCAGCGATGTGCTCGAGCTCGGAGACTCTGACTTTGACCGGAGCGCAGCCATGCATGAGACTCTGCTGGTGGAGTTCTTCGCACCTTG GTGTGGTCATTGTCAGCAGCTTGCTCCGGAATACGAGGCTGCTGCCACAAAGCTGAAAGGGACACTGCCTCTGGCAAAG GTTGATTGCACCGTGAACTCAGAGACGTGTGAGCGTTTTGGAGTGAATGGGTATCCCACCCTTAAAATCTTCCGCAATGGAGACGAAGCTGGATCTTATGATGGCCCCAGAACTGCAG ATGGCATTGTGAGCTACATGAAAAAACAAGCAGGTCCAAGTTCTGTGTCTCTGCTCAGTGAGGCGGATTTGGATTCTTTTGTCGACAGCTATGAGGCCAGTGTGGTGG GCTTCTTCTCTGGGGAAGACAGTACACAGCTTGCAGAGTTTCTGAAGGTCTCCAGTGCCCTGAGGGACAGCTATCGATTTGCTCATTCCACCGATGTGGGAACAGGCCTGAAATACGGTGTAGATGGAGA GTGTGTTCTGCTGTTTCGTCCTCCTCGTTTAAACAGCAAGTTTGAGGAAAATGTGGTGAAATACACAGAATCCATTTCTTATTCCTCTCTCCGTACATTCATCAGAGACAATGT ATTTGGTCTCTGTCCACATTTGACCTCAGAAAATAAGGACATTCTGAGAGGAAGTGATCTGCTTACAGCATATTACAATGTAGATTACTTACGGAATCTCAAAGGCACAAACTACTGGAGGAACAG AATAATGAAGGTGGCGACACAGTTCCAGGATCGAggtctgagttttgctgtggcAGACCGACAGGAGTTCCAGGATGAGCTTGAGGAGGAGTTCGGTGTGGGTTCGTCTGAGGGAGGAGACATTCCTCTTGTCACAATCCGGACGAGAGAGGGACACAAGTATTCCATGCAGGAAGAGTTCAC GCGAGATGGCAAGTCCTTGGAGAGGTTTCTGGAGGATTACTTTGCTAAAAGATTGAAGCGATATGTGAAATCTGAGCCTGTTCCAGAGTCCAATGATGACCCTGTCAAG GTTGTTGTTGCTGACACATTTGACGAGATTGTGAATGATCCAGAGAAGGATGTGTTGGTTGAATTTTACGCTCCCTGGTGCGGCCATTGCAAGAACCTGGAGCCCATATACAAGGAGCTTGGAGAAAAG cTTTCTGGGGACCCCAACATTGTAATTGCTAAAATGGACGCCACTGCTAATGATGTGCCCCCAAATTATGATGTCCAAGG ATTTCCAACCATTTACTTTGTGCCCTCTGGACAAAAAGACCAGCCACAGCGATATGAG GGTGGTCGTGAGGTTAGTGACTTCATCACCTTCCTGAAGAAAGAGGCCACAAATCCGCTCATCTTAGACGAATCAAGGGATGAACTATAA